One genomic segment of Deinococcus arcticus includes these proteins:
- a CDS encoding bifunctional metallophosphatase/5'-nucleotidase translates to MKKTPLLLLTVALGLSACTPPNTTLPADPVNVTVLGLNDFHGYLEPSGFRPAGATADIRAGGVEAIAAELSDARKANPNTIFVGGGDLIGASPISSGLLRDEPAVYALNAMGMRVSALGNHEFDQGLAELLRMQNGGCASNDTAKACKFDPNYRGASFQWIAANVAYNAASGKTGSPFKSYVIEQVGGARIAFVGAVTAETPGIVSPEGVKDLTFSDPAAAVNRVLPEIKAQNPDAIIMLIHEGGEIAAGSTDNYATVGCKSLKTDSPIYKIATAVDPAVSAIITGHSHKGYNCLVPDPTGKDRIVIQGEQYGHLLQRLDLTVDKANHKVMTVKAANLVVDYDARAKAGQLDFGMTQLVTTAKARVEAISSVEIARLGSPQIRRGYTAAGAQDRTIESALGDVVADALLDAGKPQGAQIGLMNPGGIRSDLPDSTKIKPGNAVNFGDVFAVHPFGNTTTVLSLTGQQIDEVLEQQFSGANATAVKLLQVSEGFSYKYSQSAPAGSKINIADITLNGTPISATAKYRVVTNNFLAGGGDNFAAFKSATDVVQLPGLADTDVLSNYLKAKGPSLTNTVKGRIVVLP, encoded by the coding sequence ATGAAAAAAACCCCCCTGCTGCTGCTGACGGTGGCCCTGGGCCTGAGCGCCTGCACGCCCCCCAACACGACGCTTCCTGCTGATCCCGTGAACGTGACCGTTCTGGGCCTGAACGACTTTCACGGCTACCTGGAACCCAGTGGGTTCCGGCCTGCTGGAGCCACCGCCGACATCCGGGCCGGCGGCGTGGAAGCCATTGCCGCTGAACTGAGCGACGCACGCAAGGCCAACCCCAACACCATCTTTGTGGGGGGCGGCGACCTGATCGGCGCCAGCCCCATTTCCTCGGGCCTGCTGCGCGACGAGCCGGCCGTGTACGCCCTGAACGCCATGGGCATGCGGGTGAGCGCACTGGGCAACCACGAGTTCGACCAGGGCCTGGCCGAGCTGCTGCGCATGCAAAACGGCGGCTGCGCCAGCAACGACACCGCCAAAGCCTGCAAGTTCGACCCGAACTACCGGGGCGCGAGCTTCCAGTGGATTGCCGCGAACGTGGCCTACAACGCCGCTTCCGGCAAGACCGGCAGTCCCTTCAAGTCCTACGTGATTGAGCAGGTGGGCGGCGCCCGCATTGCCTTCGTGGGCGCCGTGACCGCCGAAACCCCCGGCATCGTGTCGCCCGAGGGCGTCAAGGACCTGACCTTCAGTGACCCCGCAGCGGCCGTGAACCGGGTGCTGCCCGAGATCAAGGCCCAGAACCCCGACGCGATCATCATGCTGATTCATGAGGGCGGGGAAATCGCCGCTGGCAGCACCGACAACTACGCCACCGTGGGTTGCAAGAGCCTGAAAACCGACAGCCCCATCTACAAGATTGCCACGGCGGTGGACCCGGCAGTCAGCGCGATTATCACGGGTCACAGCCACAAGGGCTACAACTGCCTCGTGCCCGATCCCACCGGCAAGGACCGCATCGTGATTCAGGGCGAGCAGTACGGCCACCTGTTGCAGCGCCTGGACCTGACCGTGGACAAGGCCAACCACAAGGTCATGACGGTAAAGGCCGCCAACCTCGTCGTGGATTACGACGCCCGCGCCAAGGCCGGGCAGCTGGACTTCGGCATGACCCAGCTGGTGACCACCGCCAAGGCCCGGGTCGAGGCCATCAGCAGTGTGGAGATTGCCCGTCTGGGCTCGCCGCAGATCCGGCGCGGCTACACGGCCGCTGGCGCGCAGGACCGCACCATCGAAAGTGCGCTGGGCGACGTGGTGGCCGACGCGCTGCTGGACGCCGGCAAGCCCCAGGGCGCCCAGATCGGCCTGATGAACCCCGGCGGCATCCGCTCGGATCTGCCCGACAGCACCAAGATCAAGCCGGGCAACGCTGTGAACTTCGGTGACGTGTTCGCCGTGCATCCCTTTGGCAACACCACCACCGTTCTGAGCCTGACCGGCCAGCAGATTGACGAGGTGCTGGAGCAGCAGTTCTCGGGTGCCAACGCCACCGCCGTGAAGCTGCTGCAGGTCTCCGAGGGCTTCAGCTACAAGTACAGCCAGAGCGCCCCGGCTGGCAGCAAGATCAACATTGCCGACATCACGTTGAACGGCACGCCCATCAGCGCCACGGCCAAGTACCGCGTCGTCACCAACAACTTCCTGGCGGGCGGCGGCGACAACTTTGCTGCGTTCAAGAGCGCCACCGACGTGGTGCAGCTGCCGGGCCTCGCCGACACCGACGTGCTGAGCAACTACCTGAAGGCCAAGGGCCCCAGCCTGACCAACACCGTCAAGGGCCGCATCGTCGTTCTGCCCTAA
- the murF gene encoding UDP-N-acetylmuramoyl-tripeptide--D-alanyl-D-alanine ligase: MLDPRAAPLSAALHPQARPARRLTWDSREAGPDTAFVALPGERMHGNAFVEAALAAGAPFVLTDLDVPRALRVPDARAALFAWARAERTRAPLVVGITGSAGKTTAKSYAAAALQALYMPVYNTLPAIACFLIEQGGAQQPLVVEMGIDRPGEMAELVDLVRPDVGVVTSIGPAHLEQLGSIENIAREKGGILQGTRALVGAQASAYYPGVDSYGFGDVTFAGQSLRVTPEGSRFSFAGVPVFLPHAAQVQAEAAVLGLVLAREAGVPLPDAAARLRAVQVPGGRYRVHPGAVTVIDDAYNASPVAVRAALDALGALPGRRISVLGRMLELGPTERDLHAEVGAHARTRADVTYGVGAFAAELGERAYATVPELTAALLADLRAGDVVLVKASRGISWSPERRAQEGVGLDTVVQALLAARAPLDAQVERPDGT; encoded by the coding sequence ATGCTCGACCCCCGCGCCGCGCCGCTGTCCGCCGCCCTCCACCCACAGGCCCGCCCGGCCCGGCGCCTGACCTGGGACTCGCGCGAGGCAGGCCCCGACACCGCCTTTGTGGCCCTGCCCGGTGAACGCATGCACGGCAACGCCTTCGTGGAAGCAGCCCTGGCCGCCGGGGCACCCTTCGTTCTGACCGACCTGGACGTGCCGCGCGCCCTGCGGGTACCGGACGCCCGGGCGGCGCTGTTTGCCTGGGCCCGCGCCGAGCGCACCCGCGCCCCGCTGGTCGTGGGCATCACCGGCAGCGCCGGCAAGACCACCGCCAAAAGTTACGCCGCCGCCGCCCTGCAGGCCCTGTACATGCCGGTGTACAACACCCTGCCCGCCATCGCGTGCTTTCTGATTGAGCAGGGCGGCGCCCAGCAGCCGCTGGTGGTGGAAATGGGCATTGACCGCCCCGGTGAGATGGCCGAACTGGTCGACCTCGTGCGGCCCGACGTGGGGGTGGTGACCTCGATTGGGCCCGCGCACCTGGAGCAGCTGGGCAGCATCGAGAACATCGCCCGGGAAAAGGGCGGCATTCTGCAGGGCACGCGCGCGCTGGTGGGCGCGCAGGCGAGCGCCTATTACCCCGGCGTGGACAGCTACGGCTTTGGCGACGTGACCTTTGCCGGTCAGAGCCTGCGCGTGACCCCGGAAGGCTCGCGCTTCTCCTTTGCGGGGGTGCCGGTCTTCCTGCCGCACGCCGCCCAGGTACAGGCCGAGGCCGCCGTGCTGGGACTGGTGCTGGCCCGGGAGGCGGGCGTGCCTCTGCCGGACGCCGCCGCCCGCCTGCGCGCCGTGCAGGTGCCCGGCGGACGCTACCGGGTTCACCCCGGAGCCGTGACCGTGATTGACGACGCCTACAACGCCTCTCCCGTGGCGGTCCGCGCCGCGCTGGACGCGCTGGGCGCCCTGCCCGGCCGCAGGATCAGCGTGCTGGGCCGCATGCTGGAACTGGGACCCACCGAGCGCGATCTGCACGCCGAGGTGGGCGCCCACGCCCGGACACGCGCCGACGTGACCTATGGTGTGGGCGCCTTCGCTGCCGAACTGGGCGAGCGGGCCTACGCCACGGTGCCCGAACTGACCGCCGCCCTGCTGGCGGACCTGCGCGCCGGGGACGTGGTGCTGGTCAAGGCCAGTCGCGGCATTTCCTGGAGCCCCGAGCGCCGGGCGCAGGAGGGCGTGGGGCTGGACACCGTGGTGCAGGCGCTGCTGGCGGCGCGGGCACCGCTGGACGCTCAGGTGGAGCGGCCGGACGGGACATAG
- the pilM gene encoding type IV pilus assembly protein PilM, which translates to MSSFLNRLLNPRPNALGVEIGTSAIKVVALRPGSPPSLQHAIMVPTPIGSMRDGLVVEPQAVATELKNLLAEHRITTRHAVTAVPNQAAVTRNIMVPKMERKDLQEAIKWEAERYIPYPIDDVSLDFDLLDDPANVPDDGQMEVVIAAAPTEAVARQVEVLRLAGLEPTVVDLKSFASLRALRGNLLGEHLTKSTLTGSNYTEAGEVALVMEIGASSSVINLVRGDRVLMARNINVSADDFTMALQKAFDLDFSAAEEVKLGYATATTPTEDEEDLLNFDMAREQYSPARVFEVIRPVLGDLITEIRRSLEFYRVQSGDVVIDRTFLAGGGAKLRGLAAAISDALGFRVEVASPWLTVQTDQANVDTGYLQANAPEFTVPLGLALRGVGSRG; encoded by the coding sequence ATGTCGAGTTTCCTGAACCGCTTACTGAATCCACGGCCAAATGCGCTGGGCGTCGAGATCGGCACCAGCGCCATCAAGGTTGTGGCCCTTCGCCCCGGCTCTCCGCCTTCCCTCCAGCACGCCATCATGGTGCCCACGCCCATTGGCAGCATGCGCGACGGTCTGGTGGTCGAGCCCCAGGCGGTGGCCACCGAGCTGAAAAACCTGCTGGCCGAACACCGCATCACCACCCGGCACGCCGTCACGGCCGTGCCCAACCAGGCGGCCGTCACACGCAACATCATGGTGCCCAAGATGGAGCGCAAGGACTTGCAGGAGGCCATCAAGTGGGAGGCCGAGCGTTATATTCCCTACCCCATTGATGACGTGAGCCTGGACTTTGACCTGCTTGACGACCCGGCCAACGTCCCCGACGACGGCCAGATGGAAGTCGTGATTGCCGCTGCCCCCACCGAGGCGGTGGCCCGGCAGGTAGAGGTGCTGCGGCTGGCAGGGCTGGAACCCACCGTGGTGGACCTCAAGAGCTTCGCCTCGCTGCGCGCCCTGCGCGGCAACCTGCTGGGCGAGCACCTTACCAAGAGCACCCTGACCGGCAGCAACTACACCGAGGCCGGCGAGGTGGCGCTGGTCATGGAAATTGGAGCCAGCAGCTCCGTGATCAACCTCGTGCGCGGCGACCGCGTGCTGATGGCCCGTAACATCAACGTCTCGGCCGACGACTTCACCATGGCGCTGCAAAAGGCCTTCGACCTGGATTTCTCGGCCGCCGAAGAGGTAAAGCTGGGCTACGCCACAGCCACCACCCCCACCGAGGACGAGGAAGACCTGCTGAACTTCGACATGGCCCGCGAGCAGTACTCCCCGGCGCGCGTGTTCGAGGTGATTCGCCCCGTGCTGGGCGACCTGATCACCGAGATTCGCCGCAGCCTGGAGTTCTACCGCGTGCAAAGCGGCGACGTGGTGATTGACCGGACCTTCCTGGCTGGCGGCGGCGCCAAGCTGCGTGGGCTGGCCGCCGCCATCAGCGACGCGCTGGGCTTCCGGGTGGAGGTGGCCAGCCCCTGGCTGACGGTGCAGACCGATCAGGCCAACGTGGACACCGGCTACCTGCAGGCCAACGCGCCGGAATTCACTGTGCCACTGGGCCTGGCGCTGCGGGGGGTGGGCAGCCGTGGTTGA
- a CDS encoding fimbrial assembly protein, which yields MVEINLLPQQYRKQSEPNAWIPAAIGVAVVTGLALLAGEIATGTRAGELRKQLDALNGEATALAPANAEFTQLTQQKTQLEQVTSVAQQLRSGKTYWTNDLAAFTAQLPSGGGVALQSMSIKALDANALGSLQQTGVYTGKNVTREIDLTGNASSQQAVVNFLRTFENNPNFGVNFRSLQSEGDTGRYTFNASVGVVQAQTAPAQTPAVPGETPAAPDAPTGTTEGDGRVN from the coding sequence GTGGTTGAAATCAACCTGCTGCCGCAGCAGTACCGCAAGCAGAGTGAGCCCAACGCCTGGATTCCGGCGGCCATTGGCGTGGCGGTGGTGACCGGGCTGGCCCTGCTGGCCGGCGAGATTGCCACTGGCACCCGCGCGGGCGAGCTGCGCAAACAGCTTGACGCCCTGAACGGCGAGGCCACCGCCCTGGCCCCGGCCAACGCCGAATTCACGCAGCTGACCCAGCAAAAGACGCAGCTGGAGCAGGTGACCAGTGTGGCCCAGCAGCTGCGCTCGGGCAAAACCTACTGGACCAACGACCTCGCGGCCTTCACGGCGCAGCTGCCCAGCGGCGGCGGCGTGGCGCTGCAAAGCATGAGCATCAAGGCGCTGGACGCCAATGCCCTGGGCAGCCTGCAGCAAACCGGCGTGTACACCGGCAAGAACGTGACACGTGAGATTGACCTGACCGGCAACGCCAGCAGCCAGCAGGCGGTGGTGAACTTTCTGCGCACCTTCGAGAACAACCCCAACTTCGGCGTGAATTTCCGCAGCCTGCAAAGCGAGGGCGACACCGGACGCTACACCTTCAACGCCTCGGTGGGCGTCGTGCAGGCGCAGACGGCTCCGGCCCAGACGCCAGCGGTGCCGGGCGAGACCCCCGCCGCACCGGACGCGCCGACCGGCACCACGGAAGGAGACGGCCGTGTCAACTAA
- a CDS encoding type 4a pilus biogenesis protein PilO yields the protein MSTKLAPRNIFLLVLAACLIVGALWYTMRFQARQAEISQLQGELDTVNARVLTLRANAARLPALREEVAKLTEEQQVFLAALPQAANYNAVLDEVRLNASAAGATLSGFTVQSGNATSLPAGVRPINLSLSASGRFGELFTLLRSLETMNRFSTVTNVNLQLPAATSLDPRLESTMGLTVYTFDPTQAATSPTGTPEAPNAAPAAPSAPAGGTQ from the coding sequence GTGTCAACTAAACTTGCCCCGCGCAACATCTTTCTGCTGGTGCTGGCCGCCTGCCTGATTGTGGGCGCGCTGTGGTACACCATGCGCTTTCAGGCGCGCCAGGCCGAAATCAGCCAGCTGCAGGGTGAACTGGACACCGTGAACGCCCGCGTGCTGACGCTGCGCGCCAACGCCGCGCGCCTGCCCGCCCTGCGCGAGGAAGTGGCCAAGCTGACCGAGGAGCAGCAGGTGTTTCTGGCGGCCCTGCCCCAGGCCGCCAATTACAACGCTGTGCTGGACGAGGTGCGTCTGAACGCCAGCGCCGCCGGGGCCACCCTGAGCGGCTTTACGGTGCAAAGCGGCAACGCCACCAGCCTGCCAGCGGGCGTGCGGCCCATTAACCTCAGCCTGAGTGCCAGCGGGCGCTTTGGCGAGCTGTTCACGCTGCTGCGCTCGCTGGAAACCATGAACCGTTTCAGCACGGTGACCAACGTCAACCTGCAGCTGCCCGCCGCCACCAGTCTGGACCCCCGCCTGGAAAGCACCATGGGCCTGACCGTTTACACCTTTGACCCAACCCAGGCGGCGACCAGCCCCACCGGCACGCCTGAAGCGCCCAACGCTGCCCCCGCAGCGCCCAGCGCGCCCGCAGGAGGCACACAGTGA